Proteins from one Deltaproteobacteria bacterium genomic window:
- a CDS encoding Gfo/Idh/MocA family oxidoreductase: MDKKIRAAVVGTGHMGQYHVALYSEMNDVDLVGVVDTSKERATRISERYNTVAYTDCNMIYDEVDVVTIAVPTSLHHEVAKPFLERGVHVLLEKPIANTLEEATELFELAKKNNAHLQIGHVERFNGAVQEIKKIIKDPLLLEFRRVGPFTGRIADAGVVMDIMIHDIDIALNLIDSKVKKLNAVGGNAFTDMEDFANCQLLFENGCMANFISSRVTQEKIRTMSLSQKDAYVFLDFNEQDVQIHRQASSDYFMTTEELKYRQESLIERIFVHKGNPLKLEITHFLDCAMRGAERHISAESELRSLKIALRVLDQIKNISAA, from the coding sequence GTGGATAAAAAAATCAGGGCCGCTGTTGTCGGCACAGGCCATATGGGGCAGTATCATGTGGCGCTATATTCGGAAATGAATGATGTAGACCTTGTTGGTGTTGTAGATACATCGAAGGAGAGGGCAACCCGTATTTCAGAAAGGTATAATACCGTCGCTTATACTGATTGCAATATGATTTATGATGAGGTTGATGTTGTTACCATTGCCGTGCCTACGTCGCTCCACCACGAGGTGGCAAAGCCTTTTCTGGAGAGAGGTGTTCATGTTTTGCTGGAAAAGCCCATAGCCAATACACTTGAAGAGGCGACAGAACTTTTTGAACTGGCAAAAAAGAATAATGCCCATTTGCAGATTGGTCATGTAGAGCGTTTCAATGGCGCCGTGCAGGAAATTAAAAAGATTATAAAAGATCCGCTGCTTCTTGAATTCAGAAGGGTCGGACCTTTTACCGGAAGGATTGCCGATGCAGGTGTTGTCATGGATATTATGATTCATGATATTGATATTGCGCTTAACCTCATTGATTCAAAAGTAAAAAAGCTCAATGCTGTCGGAGGTAACGCCTTTACCGATATGGAAGATTTTGCCAACTGCCAGCTTCTCTTTGAAAACGGTTGTATGGCAAACTTTATTTCCAGCAGGGTGACACAGGAAAAGATCCGTACCATGTCCCTTTCTCAAAAGGATGCCTATGTGTTTCTTGACTTTAACGAGCAGGATGTTCAGATTCACAGGCAGGCATCATCGGACTACTTTATGACGACAGAAGAACTCAAATACAGGCAGGAATCGCTGATTGAGAGAATCTTTGTCCATAAAGGAAATCCTTTGAAGCTGGAAATCACCCATTTTCTTGATTGTGCAATGCGAGGCGCTGAAAGGCATATCTCGGCGGAAAGCGAATTAAGGTCGCTCAAAATTGCGCTGCGGGTACTTGATCAAATCAAGAACATTTCTGCTGCATAG
- the lpxI gene encoding UDP-2,3-diacylglucosamine diphosphatase LpxI (LpxI, functionally equivalent to LpxH, replaces it in LPS biosynthesis in a minority of bacteria.) yields the protein MGERFALIAGGGEIPAILARAAKDKGASFVAVSLTEAAIAPLEGLAECVHSLSIGQVGKIIRTIKKAGINKVVFIGKVRKDLLFEKIRFDLRAVKLLSSLKNRNDDTIMLALVRAFYDEGIEVLDQTAYLRDLMPAEGVLTKRKPSKKEWLDIRYGMVMAKRSASLDIGQTVIVKDQAIMAVEAIEGTDEAIKRGGLLSKKGGAVVAKVAKPDQDPRFDVPTVGKKTLESMREAGITVLAIEAEKTLFVNMDEVIRDADVSGISIVSYKLEEY from the coding sequence ATGGGTGAGAGATTTGCGCTAATTGCCGGAGGGGGTGAAATTCCGGCCATACTTGCCAGAGCTGCAAAGGATAAAGGGGCGTCTTTTGTGGCCGTCAGTCTGACGGAGGCGGCTATTGCGCCGCTTGAAGGCCTTGCAGAATGTGTGCATAGCCTTAGCATTGGTCAGGTCGGCAAGATTATCAGGACAATCAAGAAAGCGGGAATCAATAAGGTTGTTTTCATTGGGAAAGTAAGAAAAGACCTGCTTTTTGAGAAGATAAGGTTTGATTTAAGGGCTGTTAAACTTCTTTCTTCCTTGAAAAATCGTAATGATGATACCATAATGCTTGCCCTTGTTCGCGCCTTTTACGACGAAGGAATCGAGGTGCTCGATCAAACGGCTTACCTTAGGGATTTGATGCCTGCCGAAGGTGTGCTTACAAAAAGAAAGCCCTCCAAAAAGGAATGGCTCGATATCCGTTATGGAATGGTGATGGCAAAGAGAAGTGCCTCTCTTGATATCGGCCAGACTGTTATTGTAAAGGACCAGGCTATTATGGCCGTTGAGGCCATTGAGGGGACTGACGAAGCTATAAAAAGGGGCGGCCTGCTTTCAAAAAAAGGGGGCGCTGTTGTTGCCAAAGTGGCAAAGCCCGATCAGGATCCCCGCTTTGATGTGCCTACCGTTGGAAAGAAAACTCTCGAATCTATGAGAGAGGCCGGCATAACCGTTTTGGCCATCGAGGCGGAGAAGACACTTTTTGTTAACATGGATGAAGTTATCAGAGATGCCGATGTATCCGGAATATCGATAGTATCATACAAATTGGAGGAATATTAA
- a CDS encoding DegT/DnrJ/EryC1/StrS family aminotransferase has translation MVDLKGQYKEIKGEIDAALAGVFDSALFILGPNVRALEEEVADYCGVKHAVGVASGTDALHLAVRALGIGPGDEVITTPFTFIATAESIAYVGAVPVYVDIEPHTFNIDVKQIEAAITDKTKAIMPVHLFGQPANMNAIMEIAKKHGLKVIEDCAQSFGADYKGKMTGSIGEAGCFSFFPSKNLGCYGDGGMITTNSDELAQEIKTLRNHGSKVRYYHHEIGYNSRLDEFQAAILRVKLKRINDYNDGRRRAAHHYNSRLEPLGLTVPHEDGRGKHVFHQYTLLSHRRDDIHKALTEAKIASAIYYPVPLHQQEVFKDVCEGISLPVTEDVAKRCLSLPMYPELGEAEVEQIADLIKEALT, from the coding sequence ATGGTTGACCTGAAAGGTCAGTATAAAGAAATCAAGGGAGAGATCGATGCTGCATTGGCCGGTGTTTTTGATTCTGCCCTGTTTATTCTCGGGCCCAATGTAAGGGCCCTTGAGGAAGAAGTTGCCGACTACTGTGGTGTGAAGCACGCCGTCGGTGTGGCATCGGGAACGGATGCCCTTCACCTCGCCGTCAGGGCCCTTGGAATTGGCCCTGGTGATGAGGTTATTACTACGCCCTTTACGTTTATTGCAACGGCAGAATCAATTGCTTATGTGGGCGCTGTTCCCGTTTATGTCGATATTGAACCTCATACCTTTAACATCGATGTTAAGCAGATTGAAGCGGCCATAACGGATAAGACAAAGGCAATTATGCCGGTCCATCTCTTTGGTCAGCCTGCTAATATGAATGCTATCATGGAAATTGCAAAAAAACATGGTCTTAAAGTCATCGAGGACTGCGCACAGTCCTTCGGCGCCGATTATAAAGGCAAAATGACCGGTTCCATTGGTGAGGCGGGCTGTTTCAGCTTTTTCCCGAGCAAGAACCTTGGTTGTTACGGCGATGGTGGCATGATTACAACCAATTCAGATGAACTGGCCCAGGAGATTAAAACGCTTAGAAATCATGGCAGCAAGGTTAGATACTATCATCATGAAATTGGTTACAATAGCCGCCTCGATGAGTTTCAGGCAGCCATTTTGAGAGTCAAACTAAAAAGAATTAATGACTACAATGACGGTAGGCGCAGAGCGGCTCATCACTATAACAGCCGCCTTGAGCCGCTTGGTTTAACTGTCCCACATGAAGATGGCCGGGGCAAGCATGTATTTCATCAATATACACTTCTTTCCCACCGCAGGGATGATATACACAAGGCTTTGACAGAAGCAAAAATAGCATCGGCAATTTACTATCCTGTTCCATTGCATCAGCAGGAGGTATTTAAGGATGTTTGTGAAGGTATTTCTCTCCCTGTGACGGAAGATGTTGCAAAAAGATGTCTTTCCCTGCCCATGTATCCCGAGCTTGGTGAAGCAGAGGTTGAGCAAATTGCCGACCTTATTAAAGAAGCTTTAACGTAA
- the lpxB gene encoding lipid-A-disaccharide synthase, translating into MPDQTKVMIVAGEASGDLHGSNLIRAVHERDGNIAFFGVGGPGIKETGSEILVDAAELAVVGISEVIPNAGKILGALKLLKKKLIEERPSLLVLIDFPDFNLMLAKHAKKAGIPVLYYISPQVWAWRKKRVNKIAKLVNRMAVVFPFEVDLYKKAGLHARFVGHPLIDAVKVSGDRENLRKKFGVGEGKRAIGLLPGSRGKEIKSLLPAMLESAEIMASRSPEFRFLLPVAHTLDRKLIDEHLSLYNVQVKVVEGETYEVMKACDAAFIASGTASLEAAVIGTPMVVVYSASPLTYFIGKLLVLKNIKFFSLPNIIAEKQIIPELLQDDANAGRMVEEMFGILYGKGIYEQMLVDLNEVREKLGGEGASKRTADLVIEMIREGL; encoded by the coding sequence ATGCCGGACCAGACTAAAGTGATGATCGTCGCCGGAGAAGCCTCCGGCGACCTGCACGGTTCCAACCTTATCAGGGCAGTTCACGAAAGAGACGGTAACATTGCCTTTTTTGGTGTAGGTGGTCCCGGGATAAAAGAGACCGGTTCTGAAATACTGGTTGACGCGGCCGAACTGGCCGTTGTGGGAATATCCGAGGTGATTCCCAATGCCGGAAAAATATTGGGCGCCCTTAAGCTTTTAAAAAAGAAATTAATAGAAGAACGTCCCTCCCTCCTCGTTCTCATCGATTTTCCCGATTTTAATCTCATGTTGGCCAAACATGCAAAAAAGGCCGGTATTCCTGTTCTTTATTACATCAGCCCGCAGGTCTGGGCATGGCGGAAAAAAAGGGTTAACAAGATTGCCAAGCTTGTTAACCGAATGGCCGTAGTTTTTCCTTTTGAAGTCGATTTATACAAAAAGGCTGGTCTCCATGCCCGATTTGTAGGCCACCCGCTTATTGACGCCGTCAAGGTATCAGGTGATAGGGAAAACCTTAGAAAAAAGTTTGGAGTAGGGGAGGGGAAACGGGCTATCGGCCTTTTACCGGGAAGTCGTGGAAAGGAAATAAAAAGCCTTCTCCCTGCCATGCTTGAATCTGCCGAAATTATGGCGTCCAGATCTCCCGAATTCCGCTTTCTGCTGCCTGTGGCGCATACCCTTGACAGAAAACTTATTGATGAGCATCTGTCATTGTACAATGTTCAGGTCAAGGTTGTTGAAGGGGAGACTTATGAAGTTATGAAAGCCTGCGATGCGGCATTTATCGCTTCAGGAACGGCCTCTCTGGAAGCAGCCGTCATCGGTACTCCCATGGTCGTTGTCTACAGCGCCTCTCCGTTGACCTATTTTATAGGCAAACTCCTCGTTCTGAAAAATATTAAATTCTTTTCCCTCCCCAATATTATTGCAGAAAAGCAGATTATTCCTGAGTTGCTTCAGGATGATGCCAATGCAGGCCGTATGGTTGAGGAGATGTTCGGTATCCTTTATGGTAAAGGAATTTATGAGCAGATGCTAGTTGACCTCAATGAGGTGAGAGAAAAGCTGGGTGGCGAGGGCGCATCAAAAAGAACGGCTGACCTGGTCATTGAAATGATCAGGGAAGGCCTATAA
- a CDS encoding response regulator, producing MPINKKILLVDDEKLVRAMIADELVSLGYRVWQAASGNEALEIVKERLPDAVILDIVMPGMDGYEVCTLLKGVKRTKHIPVVMLTGLSDKESKHKGLEVGAIDFLNKPVDMLELSIRLRNILKIKEYNDLLKDYSERLEKEVGAKTKELKTSFIDTIYRLTLAAEHKDKCTASHLKRVSHYTAFLASSLGMTAKEREVIFHASPMHDIGKIGIPDRVLLHPGRLSLEEFELMKKHTTIGGKILGGSDSLYIKSAYNFSLCHHEHWDGTGYPNRLSGENIPIEGRIMLVADRYDALRSPRPYKEAFSHKFSMKALSEVSGRSSSKHFDPRIYEIFLENEKVFSDIYDEYHEL from the coding sequence ATGCCCATAAATAAAAAAATTCTCCTTGTTGATGATGAAAAGCTGGTTCGTGCCATGATAGCAGATGAACTTGTCTCTTTGGGCTACCGGGTATGGCAGGCTGCCAGCGGTAATGAAGCGCTTGAGATCGTTAAAGAGAGATTGCCCGATGCCGTAATACTGGACATTGTTATGCCGGGCATGGATGGCTATGAAGTCTGCACCCTTTTGAAGGGTGTCAAAAGAACGAAGCATATTCCTGTGGTTATGCTGACAGGACTTAGTGATAAGGAATCGAAGCACAAGGGGCTTGAGGTGGGCGCCATCGATTTTCTAAACAAGCCTGTTGATATGCTCGAGCTTTCCATAAGGCTCAGAAATATTCTTAAAATCAAGGAGTATAATGATCTCTTGAAAGATTACAGTGAGAGGCTGGAAAAAGAGGTTGGAGCCAAGACAAAAGAGTTGAAGACCTCTTTTATCGATACTATTTACAGGCTCACACTTGCTGCCGAACACAAGGATAAATGCACGGCCTCTCATTTGAAAAGAGTTAGCCATTATACAGCCTTTCTCGCCTCGTCTCTTGGCATGACAGCTAAAGAAAGGGAGGTAATTTTTCATGCAAGTCCCATGCATGATATCGGAAAAATTGGTATTCCTGATAGAGTCTTGCTTCATCCAGGCAGACTTAGCCTGGAAGAGTTTGAACTTATGAAAAAACATACCACCATAGGTGGGAAAATATTGGGAGGTTCTGATTCTCTCTACATAAAATCGGCCTATAACTTTTCCCTTTGCCACCATGAACACTGGGATGGCACCGGCTATCCTAACAGGCTGTCCGGTGAAAATATTCCCATTGAAGGAAGAATTATGCTGGTAGCCGACAGGTATGATGCGCTCCGCAGCCCGAGACCCTATAAAGAAGCATTTTCTCATAAGTTTTCCATGAAGGCCCTGAGCGAAGTTTCCGGCAGGTCCTCTTCAAAGCATTTTGATCCCCGTATATATGAGATATTTCTTGAAAATGAAAAGGTTTTTTCAGATATATACGATGAATATCATGAATTGTAA
- a CDS encoding DJ-1/PfpI family protein, whose protein sequence is MNRVLVILAPGFEEVEAFGPVDMLRRAGADVTTAGTVDGVIVGRNDIKVLADESLDHAMNDEFDMIILPGGSGGTENMMNDERVRRIIEHHDEEGKYITAICAAPTVLANIGITRGKTITSHPSVMNQFRHETYSEDRVVIDGNIITSRGPGTALEFGLKLVEILVSREKAEEVNSGVMAKL, encoded by the coding sequence ATGAATAGAGTTCTTGTCATCCTTGCGCCGGGCTTTGAGGAAGTAGAGGCATTCGGTCCCGTTGATATGCTGAGACGGGCAGGCGCCGATGTCACAACGGCTGGAACGGTAGATGGCGTTATTGTCGGCAGAAATGATATAAAGGTGCTGGCCGATGAATCACTGGACCATGCCATGAATGATGAGTTTGATATGATTATTCTGCCCGGCGGGTCGGGAGGGACAGAAAATATGATGAATGATGAGAGGGTAAGAAGGATCATTGAACATCATGATGAAGAGGGTAAATATATTACGGCCATCTGTGCTGCACCTACCGTATTGGCTAATATTGGCATAACCAGGGGAAAGACCATTACCAGTCATCCTTCCGTTATGAACCAGTTCAGGCATGAAACCTACAGTGAAGACCGTGTCGTTATTGATGGAAATATTATTACAAGCAGAGGGCCCGGTACGGCGCTGGAGTTTGGTTTAAAGCTTGTGGAAATTCTTGTGAGCAGGGAAAAGGCAGAGGAAGTCAATAGTGGTGTAATGGCAAAACTTTAA
- a CDS encoding YraN family protein, giving the protein MTRERLSLGKQGEAFASEFLKKKGYRIEEINYRSPLGEVDIIAYHKKTLVFVEVKTRRNEIFGIPAEAVNKRKQIQIAKTAQHYMNRKKLTNHAARIDVVSVLARDGREMVAEVITNAFDLPYY; this is encoded by the coding sequence GTGACCCGGGAAAGACTGTCACTGGGCAAGCAGGGCGAGGCCTTTGCTTCCGAGTTTCTCAAAAAGAAGGGTTACAGGATAGAAGAGATAAATTACCGTTCTCCCCTCGGTGAAGTCGACATTATTGCCTACCATAAAAAAACACTTGTATTCGTCGAGGTCAAAACAAGACGGAACGAAATATTCGGCATCCCTGCCGAAGCAGTAAACAAAAGAAAACAGATTCAGATCGCCAAAACGGCCCAGCATTATATGAACAGGAAGAAGCTTACAAACCATGCCGCAAGAATCGATGTCGTCTCCGTACTTGCAAGAGATGGCCGTGAGATGGTGGCGGAAGTTATCACAAACGCATTTGACCTGCCTTATTATTAA